Proteins encoded within one genomic window of Ailuropoda melanoleuca isolate Jingjing chromosome 16, ASM200744v2, whole genome shotgun sequence:
- the LOC100481706 gene encoding olfactory receptor 8S1-like, translating to MACRKHSTITEFVLSGLSNDPHIETLLFVLGQGIYLLTIRGNLMMMLIRADSRLHTPMYFFLSNLSFLDLCLSSVTVPKLLNYLLSEKKTISVEGCLTQVFIVFITPGTEACLLSVMAYDRYAAICHPLLYGQVMSSQLCVRLVLASWGLACLSSVVIVLLALTLDFCEAQTIHHYTCELPSLFPLSCSDISINVDILICSILLHGLGTFLPIFFSYNRIVSTILSISSTSGRTKAFSTCSSHLIGVPLFFGSGVIHYLMPMSGSSLDLLLFLQYSAVTPLLNPLIYSLKNKEVKAAVRRTSWEISLSCDKDMVTKTVFFCISSLVPTFSHT from the coding sequence ATGGCCTGCAGGAAACACAGCACCATCACTGAGTTTGTTCTCAGTGGGCTGTCCAACGACCCCCACATCGAGACTCTGCTCTTTGTGTTAGGTCAGGGGATTTACCTCCTGACCATCAGGGGGAATCTGATGATGATGTTGATCAGGGCTGATTCCCGCCTCCACactcccatgtacttcttcctgagtAACCTGTCCTTCCTAgacctctgcctctcttctgtcACTGTGCCTAAGCTACTGAACTACCTTCTGTCTGAGAAGAAAACCATCTCAGTAGAGGGCTGCCTGACCCAGGTGTTCATTGTGTTTATCACTCCAGGGACTGAAGCCTGTCTGCTCTcagtgatggcctatgaccgctatgctGCCATCTGCCACCCACTGCTCTATGGCCAGGTGATGAGCAGCCAGCTCTGTGTGAGGCTGGTGCTGGCTTCATGGGGCCTGGCATGTCTCAGTTCAGTCGTGATCGTGCTCTTGGCTCTTACCCTGGACTTCTGTGAGGCCCAAACCATACACCACTACACTTGTGAGctgccctccctcttccctctatCCTGCTCTGATATTTCCATCAATGTTGACATCTTGATCTGCTCCATCTTATTGCATGGGCTTGGAACCTTCCTCCCAATCTTCTTCTCCTATAACCGTATTGTGTCCACCATCCTGAGCATCAGCTCCACCTCAGGCAGAACcaaggccttctccacctgttCCTCCCACCTCATTGGTGTGCCCCTGTTCTTTGGCTCAGGGGTGATTCACTACCTTATGCCCATGTCTGGCTCCTCCTTGGATTTGCTCCTCTTCTTGCAGTATAGTGCAGTCACGCCCTTGCTGAATCCCCTCATCTACAGCCTAAAGAATAAAGAGGTGAAGGCAGCTGTCAGAAGGACTTCGTGGGAAATATCTCTAAGTTGTGACAAAGATATGGTTACAAAGACTGtgttcttttgcatttcttctttagtTCCTACTTTCTCCCACACGTAG
- the LOC100480708 gene encoding olfactory receptor 8S1 has product MACRNHSTITEFVLLGLSDDPHIEALLFVFFLGIYILTVTGNLMLLLVIRADSRLHTPMYFFLSNLSFLDLCFSSVTVPKLLKDLLSEKKTISVEGCLTQVFFVFITAGTEAFLLSVMAYDRYAAICHPLLYGQVMSSQFCVKLVLISWCLASFNSVVILLLALTLDFCEAQTIQHYTCELPSLFPLSCSDISINIDILICSILLHGLGTFLPIFFSYARIVSTILSISSTSGRSKAFSTCSSHLIAVTLFFGSGLIRYLMPTSGSSLDMLSSLQYSAVTPLLNPLIYSLKNQEVKAAVRRTLGKILHYLR; this is encoded by the coding sequence ATGGCCTGCAGGAACCACAGCACCATCACTGAGTTTGTTCTCCTTGGGCTGTCCGACGACCCCCACATTGAGGCTCTGCTCTTTGTGTTCTTCTTGGGAATTTACATCCTGACTGTGACGGGGAATCTAATGCTGCTGCTGGTGATCAGGGCTGATTCCCGCCTCCACactcccatgtacttcttcctgagtAACCTGTCCTTCCTAGacctctgcttctcttctgtcACTGTGCCCAAGCTCCTGAAGGACCTTCTGTCTGAGAAGAAAACCATCTCGGTAGAGGGCTGCCTGACCCAGGTGTTCTTTGTGTTTATCACTGCAGGGACTGAAGCCTTTCTGCTCTcagtgatggcctatgaccgctatgctGCCATCTGCCACCCACTGCTCTATGGCCAGGTGATGAGCAGCCAGTTCTGTGTGAAGCTGGTTTTGATCTCATGGTGCCTGGCCTCTTTCAATTCAGTTGTGATTTTGCTCTTGGCTCTTACCCTGGACTTCTGTGAGGCCCAAACCATACAGCACTACACTTGTGAGctgccctccctcttccctctatCCTGTTCTGATATTTCCATTAATATCGACATCTTGATCTGCTCCATCTTACTGCATGGGCTTGGAACCTTCCTCCCAATCTTCTTCTCCTATGCCCGTATTGTGTCCACCATCCTGAGCATCAGCTCCACCTCAGGCAGAAGcaaggccttctccacctgctcctcccacctcatTGCAGTGACCCTATTCTTTGGCTCAGGGTTGATTCGCTACCTTAtgcccacatcgggttcctccctGGATATGCTCTCCTCCTTGCAGTACAGTGCAGTCACGCCCCTACTGAATCCCCTCATCTACAGCCTAAAGAACCAAGAGGTGAAGGCGGCTGTCAGAAGGACACTGGGCAAAATCCTGCACTATCTTAGGTAG